In Mixophyes fleayi isolate aMixFle1 chromosome 11, aMixFle1.hap1, whole genome shotgun sequence, one DNA window encodes the following:
- the CADM4 gene encoding cell adhesion molecule 4, with product MAPGHTLLPLLHGCWVLGIVLLSTAGTAFSQEVQAENVTVVEGGMAEISCRLHQYDGSIVVIQNPSRQTLFFNGTRALKDERFQLVEFTPKLVKIHLSNAKLEDEGGYFCQLYTEDTHHQIATLTVLVPPENPVVEVRDQAVEGGQVELICSAPRTKPEATLRWYRDRKELKGVTSKQENIKTFSITNSIQFPVERKDNGEIVTCEASHAALKGQKKQTQYVLDVQFSPTARIQASQLLVREGDLLSLKCDVTGNPRPSEIIWSRLNDSLPERAQIQGDLLSFPSLSLQDNGTYSCQVSNKHGRSSDQYVLVVYDPGAIIEAQTQVPYAIIGGILALLVFLVICVLIIMVWCSVRQKGSYLTHEASGLDEHGEAREAFLNGGENHKRKEEFFI from the exons CATTCTCTCAGGAAGTGCAGGCTGAGAACGTAACCGTGGTAGAAGGTGGCATGGCGGAGATCAGCTGCCGCTTACATCAGTACGATGGCTCAATCGTGGTGATCCAGAATCCTTCTCGCCAAACCCTCTTCTTCAACGGAACACGTG CTCTAAAGGATGAGAGGTTCCAGTTAGTTGAGTTCACACCGAAGCTGGTCAAGATTCATTTATCCAATGCAAAGTTGGAGGATGAAGGTGGATACTTCTGCCAGCTGTATACAGAAGACACACATCACCAGATCGCCACACTCACTGTGCTCG TTCCCCCGGAAAatccagtggtagaagtgagggaTCAGGCGGTAGAGGGGGGCCAGGTGGAGCTCATCTGCTCTGCTCCACGAACGAAACCCGAAGCTACACTGCGCTGGTACCGAGACCGCAAGGAGCTGAAAG GAGTCACCAGCAAACAGGAGAATATAAAGACTTTCAGCATCACCAACAGCATCCAGTTCCCGGTTGAAAGGAAAGACAACGGGGAGATTGTTACTTGCGAGGCCTCTCACGCCGCTCTAAAGGGACAGAAGAAGCAGACACAATACGTGTTGGACGTCCAGT TTTCCCCTACAGCTCGTATTCAGGCCTCTCAGCTCCTGGTGAGGGAGGGGGACCTCTTGTCTCTGAAATGTGACGTAACTGGGAATCCCAG GCCGTCCGAGATCATCTGGAGCCGTCTCAATGACTCATTACCAGAACGAGCACAGATCCAGGGCGACCTACTGAGCTTCCCCTCGCTCAGCCTGCAGGACAACGGGACCTACAGCTGCCAGGTCTCCAACAAGCACGGGCGTTCCTCAGACCAGTATGTCCTGGTGGTGTATG ATCCCGGAGCGATCATTGAGGCCCAGACTCAGGTTCCCTACGCGATCATCGGTGGGATATTGGCGCTTCTGGTCTTCCTCGTTATCTGCGTCCTGATTATCATGGTCTGGTGCTCCGTGCGGCAAAAAG GTTCCTACCTGACTCACGAAGCAAGCGGACTGGACGAGCATGGAGAAGCCAGGGAGGCCTTTCTAAACGGAGGCGAGAACCACAAGCGGAAGGaggaattttttatttaa